A window from Bacteroidota bacterium encodes these proteins:
- a CDS encoding DUF3820 family protein: MEERKNSIGFDSTILLKLVSVKMPFGKYSSSLICDLPVSYLEWFNRKGFPSGSLGIYLQTMYEIKLNGLEYLLKPLKSSPNK, from the coding sequence ATGGAAGAGCGTAAAAACAGTATAGGTTTCGATTCAACTATACTCCTAAAGCTAGTTTCTGTTAAAATGCCGTTTGGTAAATACTCCTCGAGCTTAATTTGCGATTTACCTGTTTCGTACTTAGAATGGTTTAATAGAAAGGGATTTCCAAGTGGGTCGTTAGGGATATATTTACAAACTATGTACGAGATTAAGTTAAATGGCTTGGAGTATCTATTGAAGCCGCTGAAGTCTTCTCCAAACAAATAA
- a CDS encoding hydroxymethylglutaryl-CoA lyase, which yields MNTQIKITECPRDAMQGIKSYIPTTDKVRYINSLLKVGFDTLDFGSFVSPKAIPQMADTKDVLAQLDMGSSKTKLLAIIANYRGAEEAAAYEQITYLGFPFSISETFQKRNTNSTIAESMGRVEEIQNLCVKANKQMVVYISMAFGNSYNDPWNADIAIEWTEKIAERGVKIFAMADTVGVSNPENISYLFKNIIPKFPQLQIGAHLHTTPTTWREKMEAALNAGVTNFDAALKGYGGCPMAADDLTGNMPTENIVALFDEMKISHHLNKNYFLDSMQIAETIFPH from the coding sequence ATGAATACACAAATAAAAATTACCGAATGCCCTAGAGATGCTATGCAAGGGATTAAAAGTTATATTCCAACAACAGATAAAGTGCGTTATATCAACTCTCTGTTAAAGGTAGGTTTTGATACTCTTGATTTCGGAAGTTTCGTTTCTCCTAAAGCCATTCCCCAAATGGCAGATACGAAAGATGTTTTGGCGCAGTTGGATATGGGTAGCTCTAAAACTAAGTTGTTGGCAATCATAGCCAATTACCGAGGTGCGGAGGAAGCTGCTGCTTACGAACAAATAACTTATTTAGGCTTTCCATTTTCTATTTCTGAAACATTTCAAAAAAGAAATACCAATTCAACCATTGCCGAATCGATGGGTAGGGTAGAGGAGATTCAAAATTTATGTGTTAAAGCAAATAAGCAAATGGTAGTTTATATCTCGATGGCTTTTGGTAATTCATACAACGACCCATGGAATGCTGATATCGCAATAGAATGGACAGAGAAAATTGCTGAACGTGGAGTTAAAATATTTGCAATGGCAGATACTGTTGGCGTTTCAAATCCTGAGAATATTTCGTACTTATTTAAAAACATCATTCCAAAATTTCCTCAACTACAAATTGGTGCACATTTACATACAACTCCTACTACTTGGCGAGAGAAAATGGAAGCTGCATTAAATGCAGGTGTTACTAATTTTGATGCGGCATTAAAAGGTTATGGTGGTTGCCCAATGGCAGCAGATGATTTAACGGGTAATATGCCTACAGAAAATATAGTAGCTTTATTTGATGAAATGAAAATTTCGCACCATCTTAATAAAAATTATTTTTTAGATTCTATGCAAATAGCAGAGACTATTTTCCCACACTAA
- a CDS encoding DUF4442 domain-containing protein codes for MNKLNWLIEQAKNSNFYLWLLNLVAARVVPFNLAHSFRITAITKQSVEIKLPYKKANLNHIKGIHACALATLSEYCTGLVLLSAIDATKYRIILKNINITYHYQAKTAVHAKFELTPEWIEANVLEPLKTSDAVFKEFKIETHDASNNHICTGLINWQIKPWKSVKTV; via the coding sequence ATGAACAAGTTAAATTGGTTGATTGAACAAGCAAAGAATTCTAATTTCTATTTGTGGTTGTTGAACCTAGTTGCTGCAAGGGTCGTACCTTTTAATCTGGCTCACTCGTTTAGAATAACTGCTATTACGAAGCAGTCTGTCGAGATTAAATTACCTTACAAAAAGGCAAATTTAAATCATATAAAAGGAATTCATGCATGCGCCCTTGCTACTTTATCAGAATACTGTACTGGCTTGGTTTTACTTTCGGCTATTGATGCAACTAAGTACCGAATCATTTTAAAGAACATTAATATTACCTATCATTATCAAGCAAAAACTGCTGTTCATGCAAAATTTGAGCTTACTCCGGAATGGATAGAAGCCAATGTTTTAGAGCCTTTAAAAACAAGTGATGCTGTTTTTAAAGAATTTAAAATTGAAACGCACGATGCCAGCAATAATCATATTTGTACTGGATTAATCAATTGGCAAATAAAACCATGGAAGAGCGTAAAAACAGTATAG
- a CDS encoding acyl-CoA desaturase codes for MSTTPLIRFIDKDKNKIQFYSTLRKRVDSYFKDNNMSKHYNAEMVIKTITLLVGYFLPFACILFFTPSSMGLNLLLWSIMGLALAGIGMSVMHDANHGAYSSSSAVNYWLGNTLNLLGGSVFNWKMQHNMLHHTYTNVAGYDEDIEDKLIMRFSPHTKQKWYNNFQFIHAFFFYGITSIYWTLLKDFVQFYRYKKRGLNEYSNAENAAIFTKIVLVKIVYFFVFIFTPIYFFNVPASYLIIGFLLMHFIAGVILTVVFQLAHTVDQTTHPLPDESGTIENNWAVHQMNTTVDFSRSNKLISWYVGGLNFQVEHHLFPTICHVHYPEVSKIVEATAKEFGVPFLENETLLDALASHVRALKKFGRLPKLSEAIV; via the coding sequence ATGAGCACCACTCCTCTTATTCGATTTATAGATAAGGATAAAAATAAAATTCAATTTTATTCCACATTAAGAAAGCGTGTGGATTCCTACTTTAAGGATAATAATATGTCCAAGCATTACAATGCTGAAATGGTAATAAAAACCATCACTCTACTAGTTGGCTATTTTCTTCCATTTGCCTGTATTTTGTTTTTTACACCATCTTCTATGGGATTAAACTTGTTGTTGTGGTCTATTATGGGACTAGCTTTGGCAGGAATAGGTATGAGTGTTATGCACGATGCTAATCATGGAGCATATTCCTCTAGCAGTGCCGTAAATTATTGGTTGGGTAATACGCTTAATTTGTTAGGAGGTTCAGTTTTTAATTGGAAAATGCAACATAATATGCTCCATCATACCTATACTAATGTTGCAGGTTATGATGAGGATATTGAGGATAAGCTGATCATGCGTTTTTCGCCACATACTAAGCAAAAATGGTATAATAACTTTCAGTTTATTCATGCTTTTTTCTTTTATGGAATTACTTCTATTTATTGGACGTTACTGAAAGATTTTGTACAGTTTTATAGATACAAAAAAAGAGGGTTGAATGAGTATTCTAATGCAGAAAATGCAGCCATTTTCACAAAAATAGTACTAGTTAAAATTGTTTATTTTTTTGTTTTTATTTTTACACCAATTTACTTTTTTAATGTACCCGCCAGCTACCTAATAATAGGTTTTTTATTGATGCACTTTATTGCAGGGGTTATATTAACGGTTGTGTTTCAATTAGCACATACTGTTGATCAAACAACACATCCACTGCCTGATGAATCGGGAACAATAGAAAATAATTGGGCTGTGCACCAAATGAATACCACTGTTGATTTTTCTCGTTCTAATAAGCTGATATCGTGGTACGTAGGAGGGCTTAATTTTCAAGTAGAACATCACTTATTTCCTACTATTTGCCATGTTCATTATCCCGAAGTTTCCAAAATTGTGGAAGCCACCGCAAAGGAATTTGGCGTGCCCTTTTTAGAGAACGAAACACTGTTGGATGCATTGGCATCACATGTTAGAGCTTTAAAAAAATTCGGAAGATTACCGAAATTAAGTGAAGCCATTGTGTAA
- a CDS encoding quinone-dependent dihydroorotate dehydrogenase: MLYKFIVRPILFLQSPEQAHYFTFRAIKFVSKIPFVSSIFTSMYSFNHSDLNVQIGNLRFNNPIGLAAGFDKNAVLVDEFANLGFSHVEIGTVTPKPQSGNDKPRLFRLPQDQAIINRMGFNNDGADVIAERLKKRKSKIIVGGNIGKNKVTPNENAIDDYVYCFERLFDVVDYFVVNVSSPNTPNLRELQEKEPLKNILATLQSINNKKVKTKPIFLKIAPDLTVGQLDDIVEIVQETKIQGVIATNTTIARTNLKTNEDVVKSMGAGGLSGKPLTERATAVIKYISEKSSKSFDIIGVGGILSANDAIAKLDAGAKLVQLYSGYIYEGPGLVKKICIELAQKNNK, translated from the coding sequence ATGTTATATAAATTTATCGTTCGTCCGATATTATTTTTGCAAAGTCCGGAGCAGGCGCACTACTTTACATTTCGTGCAATTAAGTTTGTAAGTAAAATACCTTTTGTTTCATCCATTTTTACCTCAATGTACTCATTTAATCATTCTGACTTGAATGTGCAAATAGGCAATTTAAGATTTAATAATCCGATTGGATTAGCGGCCGGATTTGATAAAAATGCAGTATTGGTAGATGAGTTTGCGAATCTAGGTTTTAGCCATGTGGAGATAGGTACTGTTACACCTAAACCTCAATCGGGTAATGACAAACCTCGACTATTTCGTTTGCCCCAAGACCAGGCCATTATAAACCGAATGGGTTTTAATAATGATGGTGCAGATGTAATTGCAGAACGATTAAAAAAAAGAAAATCTAAAATAATTGTTGGAGGTAATATTGGAAAAAACAAGGTTACTCCTAATGAAAATGCCATAGATGATTATGTGTATTGCTTTGAAAGATTATTTGATGTAGTGGATTATTTTGTGGTAAATGTAAGTTCGCCCAATACGCCTAATTTACGAGAGCTGCAAGAGAAAGAGCCTTTGAAAAATATTTTAGCAACACTCCAAAGCATAAACAATAAAAAAGTAAAAACGAAACCAATTTTTCTAAAAATTGCTCCGGATTTAACTGTTGGCCAGTTAGATGATATTGTGGAGATTGTACAAGAAACAAAAATTCAAGGCGTAATCGCTACCAATACTACCATTGCGCGTACTAATTTAAAAACAAACGAAGATGTAGTTAAATCAATGGGTGCAGGAGGGTTGAGTGGTAAGCCGCTAACAGAAAGAGCTACAGCAGTTATTAAATATATAAGTGAGAAATCCTCTAAATCGTTTGATATTATTGGAGTAGGAGGGATACTATCGGCAAATGATGCAATAGCTAAGTTAGATGCAGGTGCTAAATTGGTTCAACTTTATTCAGGCTATATATACGAAGGCCCGGGATTGGTGAAAAAAATTTGTATAGAATTGGCGCAAAAAAATAATAAATGA